A section of the Mangifera indica cultivar Alphonso chromosome 12, CATAS_Mindica_2.1, whole genome shotgun sequence genome encodes:
- the LOC123193771 gene encoding 60S acidic ribosomal protein P1-like produces MSVAELACTYACLALHDDGIAITAEKIAQLVKASNITVESYWPSLFAKLAQKRSIDELVLNVGAGGGGAPAAVATPAGGAGGAAATAPPPEEKKEEPKEESDDDMGFSLFD; encoded by the exons ATGTCGGTCGCAGAGCTTGCTTGCACTTACGCTTGTTTGGCCCTCCATGATGATGGTATCGCCATCACT GCAGAGAAGATTGCACAGTTGGTGAAAGCATCTAATATTACCGTTGAATCTTACTGGCCTAGTTTGTTTGCCAAACTCGCCCAGAAGCGTAGCATTGATGAGCTTGTTCTGAATGTGGGTGCTGGTGGTGGTGGTGCTCCAGCTGCTGTTGCCACCCCTGCTGGAGGTGCTGGTGGGGCTGCTGCCACTGCTCCTCCACCAGAGGAGAAGAAG GAGGAGCCCAAGGAAGAGAGTGATGATGATATGGGATTCAGTTTGTTTGATTAG
- the LOC123193755 gene encoding basic transcription factor 3-like — MCQSSLCKSIFYIDAPKPQSAAWNKTSQLLSFLLLSSSSPHKTLAKMNVERLMKMAGAVRTGGKGSMRRKKKAVHKTTTTDDKRLQSTLKRIGVNAIPAIEEVNIFKDDVVIQFINPKVQASIAANTWVVSGSPQTKKLQDILPGIINQLGPDNLDNLRKLAEQFQKQAPAAGAGAANNQEEDDDEVPELVAGETFEAAAEEKTAAS, encoded by the exons ATGTGCCAATCATCACTCTGCAAGAGCATTTTTTATATCGACGCACCAAAACCTCAAAGCGCCGCCTGGAACAAGACAAGCCAACttctctcctttcttctcttatcttcttcttctccacatAAAACCCTAGCCAAG ATGAATGTTGAGAGGCTAATGAAGATGGCTGGTGCAGTTCGCACCGGGGGGAAGGGTAGCATGAGAAG AAAGAAGAAAGCTGTCCATAAGACAACCACCACCGATGACAAAAGACTTCAGAGCACCCTGAAGCGAATAGGAGTTAATGCTATACCTGCGATTGAGGAAGTTAACATTTTCAAGGATGATGTAGTTATTCAGTTCATAAACCCCAAAG TTCAAGCTTCCATTGCTGCCAATACATGGGTTGTTAGTGGCTCTCCACAAACCAAGA AGTTGCAGGATATTCTCCCTGGAATCATTAACCAATTGG GACCAGATAACTTAGACAACTTAAGGAAACTGGCTGAGCAGTTCCAGAAGCAAGCGCCTGCTGCTGGAGCTGGTGCTGCCAACAATCAAGAGGAAGACGATGATGAGGTCCCAGAGCTTGTGGCTGGCGAGACCTTTGAAGCCGCTGCAGAGGAGAAAACTGCTGCCTCTTAG